A window of Deltaproteobacteria bacterium contains these coding sequences:
- the modB gene encoding molybdate ABC transporter permease subunit — MRSRDDDPGSARIPATLTKHHRERPPLAVVSLAATATAFFALPLVGLLWRAPLATLWSELTAPPILAALRLSLVCSVAATGLAVAFGLPLAWIQARTTFPGQGLLRAATTLPIVLPPVVAGVALLVVFGRRGMLGAWLDAWFGIRLPFTVAGATLAETFVAMPFFVLTMEGAFRSADRRLEEVARTLGASRWTVFRRVTLPLVRPSLQAGAILAWARALGEFGATITFAGNVEGRTQTLPLAVYLALETRPESAFVLSLVLLAVSLAVLVGLRRRWLGGLT; from the coding sequence ATCCGGTCCCGGGACGACGATCCTGGGAGCGCACGGATTCCTGCCACCCTGACAAAGCATCATCGCGAGCGGCCGCCGCTCGCCGTCGTGTCGTTGGCGGCGACGGCGACGGCGTTCTTCGCTCTGCCCCTCGTCGGGCTGCTCTGGCGCGCGCCCCTCGCCACGCTCTGGAGCGAGCTCACCGCCCCGCCGATCCTGGCCGCGCTCCGGCTGTCGCTCGTGTGCTCGGTCGCGGCGACCGGGCTCGCCGTCGCCTTCGGCCTGCCGCTCGCCTGGATCCAGGCCCGCACGACCTTCCCGGGCCAGGGGCTCCTGCGCGCCGCGACCACGCTCCCGATCGTGCTGCCGCCGGTCGTCGCGGGGGTCGCGCTGCTGGTCGTGTTCGGCCGCCGCGGCATGCTGGGGGCGTGGCTCGACGCCTGGTTTGGCATCCGGCTGCCGTTCACGGTCGCCGGCGCAACGCTCGCCGAGACGTTCGTCGCGATGCCCTTCTTCGTGCTCACCATGGAGGGCGCGTTCCGCTCGGCAGACCGGCGGCTCGAGGAGGTCGCCCGCACGCTCGGGGCGTCGCGCTGGACCGTCTTCCGGCGCGTGACGCTGCCGCTGGTCCGGCCGTCGCTGCAGGCCGGAGCCATCCTGGCGTGGGCCCGCGCGCTCGGCGAGTTCGGCGCGACGATCACGTTCGCCGGCAACGTCGAGGGTCGCACGCAGACCTTGCCGCTGGCGGTGTACCTCGCGCTCGAGACGCGACCGGAATCGGCCTTCGTCCTGAGCCTCGTGTTGCTGGCGGTGTCGCTCGCCGTGCTGGTGGGCCTGCGGCGCCGCTGGCTCGGAGGCCTCACGTGA
- a CDS encoding ABC transporter ATP-binding protein encodes MSLDAAIVVRRDRFTLDIGLRIASGEVVAVLGPSGAGKTTLLRAIAGLARLSAGRIAIDGVVYEDTATGTWIPPERRCLGVVFQDALLFPHLSVLDNIASGLRFTGVSRMVARKRAREWLARLGLEALADARPASLSGGQAQRIALARALAPKPRLLLLDEPLSALDVATRAEVRRELRRQLASFGGIRLIVTHDPIDALALADRLVVVEAGRVVQAGAPLEVTARPRSRYVADFVGVNWFCGRAHGDVVTLDAGAALTVPDAEAGEVFVVVHPRAVALHRAKPEGSPRNVLASTVVAVDDEGTRVRVHLAVPFPLVAEVTRTAAAELELDRGGALWVTVKATEITTYPA; translated from the coding sequence GTGAGCCTCGACGCCGCGATCGTGGTGCGCCGCGACCGCTTCACGCTCGACATCGGCCTGCGCATCGCGAGCGGCGAGGTCGTCGCGGTGCTCGGCCCGAGCGGCGCCGGCAAGACGACGCTCCTCCGCGCTATCGCCGGGCTCGCCAGGCTGAGCGCGGGGCGCATCGCGATCGACGGCGTGGTCTACGAGGACACCGCGACCGGAACGTGGATTCCGCCCGAGCGCCGGTGTCTCGGGGTCGTCTTCCAGGACGCCCTCCTCTTCCCGCACCTGAGCGTGCTCGACAACATCGCGTCGGGGCTCCGCTTCACGGGCGTCTCCCGCATGGTGGCGCGGAAACGCGCGCGTGAATGGCTGGCGCGCCTCGGGCTCGAGGCGCTCGCCGACGCCCGCCCGGCGTCGCTTTCGGGCGGCCAGGCGCAGCGCATCGCCCTGGCGCGCGCGCTCGCGCCGAAGCCGCGCCTCCTCCTGCTCGACGAGCCGCTCTCGGCCCTCGACGTCGCGACGCGGGCCGAGGTCCGGCGCGAGCTGCGCCGCCAGCTCGCGTCCTTCGGCGGCATCCGCCTCATCGTGACCCACGATCCGATCGACGCGCTCGCCCTCGCCGATCGCCTGGTGGTGGTGGAGGCGGGCCGGGTCGTCCAGGCGGGTGCGCCGCTCGAGGTCACGGCGCGCCCGCGCTCGCGCTACGTCGCGGACTTCGTCGGAGTGAACTGGTTCTGCGGACGGGCGCACGGGGACGTGGTCACGCTCGACGCCGGCGCCGCGCTGACAGTGCCGGACGCCGAGGCCGGCGAGGTGTTCGTCGTCGTCCATCCGCGCGCCGTGGCGCTCCACCGCGCGAAGCCGGAGGGAAGCCCGCGAAACGTGCTGGCGAGCACGGTGGTCGCGGTCGACGACGAAGGGACCCGCGTCCGCGTCCACCTGGCGGTGCCCTTCCCGCTCGTCGCCGAGGTCACACGTACCGCCGCCGCCGAACTCGAGCTCGACCGCGGCGGCGCACTCTGGGTCACCGTCAAAGCGACCGAGATCACGACCTATCCGGCGTGA
- the purE gene encoding 5-(carboxyamino)imidazole ribonucleotide mutase, whose amino-acid sequence MKKTANGKVKKAPAAPRVAILMGSDSDWGVMSAASDRLASFGVAHEAHVLSAHRAPEETARFARDAKKRGLAVFICGAGAAAHLAGAVSAQTTLPVLGVPLDASGLGGLDALLATVQMPAGIPVGTLAIGKAGADNAAILAVQILALSDPHLAAELEGHKVGLAEGVAEKDHRLQEAIAAKRSSRK is encoded by the coding sequence ATGAAGAAGACGGCGAACGGGAAGGTGAAGAAGGCGCCGGCGGCGCCGCGGGTCGCGATCCTCATGGGGAGCGACAGCGATTGGGGCGTCATGTCGGCGGCGTCGGATCGGCTCGCGAGCTTCGGCGTCGCGCACGAGGCCCACGTCCTCTCGGCGCATCGCGCGCCGGAAGAGACCGCGCGCTTCGCTCGCGACGCGAAGAAGCGCGGCCTCGCCGTCTTCATCTGCGGGGCCGGCGCGGCCGCGCACCTCGCGGGCGCGGTGTCGGCGCAGACGACGCTGCCCGTTCTCGGCGTGCCGCTCGACGCGTCGGGGCTCGGCGGGCTCGACGCGCTCCTCGCGACGGTGCAGATGCCGGCCGGCATCCCGGTCGGCACGCTCGCGATCGGCAAGGCCGGCGCCGACAACGCCGCGATCCTCGCGGTGCAGATCCTCGCCCTCTCCGACCCGCATCTCGCGGCCGAGCTCGAGGGCCACAAGGTCGGACTCGCCGAGGGCGTCGCCGAGAAGGATCACCGGCTCCAGGAGGCGATCGCCGCCAAGCGTTCGTCCAGGAAGTAA
- the purD gene encoding phosphoribosylamine--glycine ligase, whose amino-acid sequence MRILVVGGGGREHALLWKLAQSARKPELLCAPGNAGTAELAENCAVAADDVAGLVALAESRDVDLTIVGPELPLTAGIVDAFEANGRRIFGPSRRAAELEGSKAFMKSLLARLGVPTAAHRTFREHADAVRYLETVGAPVVLKADGLAAGKGVLVCDDLASARAGLEEIMVRRAFGAAGEHVVVEEFLPGEELSFMALTDGTTVLPLASSQDHKRVGDGDTGPNTGGMGAYSPAPVLTPALEAEVMETIVHPVVAGLAADGIVYRGVLYAGLMIAHGRPKVLEFNVRFGDPECQVLMMRLRSDLVDLVEAAIAGRLAGCRAEWDPRPAAGVVLAAEGYPGDPAKGDAIAGAAGRPASTERALFHAGTARRGAEVVTSGGRVLTACALGADFASAIANAYEVVASVGFRGMHYRKDIGYRALARVGGAR is encoded by the coding sequence ATGCGGATCCTGGTGGTCGGCGGCGGCGGCCGCGAGCACGCGCTCCTCTGGAAGCTCGCGCAGAGCGCGCGGAAGCCGGAGCTTCTCTGCGCGCCCGGAAACGCCGGAACCGCCGAGCTCGCGGAAAACTGTGCCGTCGCCGCGGACGACGTCGCGGGGCTCGTTGCGCTCGCCGAATCGCGCGACGTCGATCTCACGATCGTCGGTCCGGAGCTGCCGCTCACCGCGGGAATCGTCGACGCCTTCGAGGCGAACGGTCGGCGCATCTTCGGGCCGAGTCGCCGCGCCGCCGAGCTCGAGGGCAGCAAGGCGTTCATGAAGTCGCTGCTGGCGCGCCTCGGCGTGCCGACCGCCGCGCACCGGACGTTCCGCGAGCACGCGGACGCCGTGCGGTACCTCGAGACGGTCGGCGCGCCGGTCGTGCTCAAGGCCGACGGCCTCGCGGCGGGCAAGGGCGTGCTGGTCTGCGACGACCTCGCGAGCGCGCGCGCCGGCCTCGAGGAGATCATGGTGCGGCGCGCCTTCGGCGCCGCCGGCGAGCACGTGGTCGTCGAGGAGTTCCTGCCGGGCGAGGAGCTGTCGTTCATGGCGCTCACCGACGGCACGACGGTTCTGCCGCTCGCGTCGTCGCAGGACCACAAGCGCGTCGGCGACGGCGATACGGGTCCCAACACCGGCGGCATGGGCGCGTATTCGCCGGCGCCGGTGCTCACGCCCGCCCTCGAGGCGGAGGTGATGGAGACCATCGTGCACCCGGTCGTCGCCGGGCTCGCCGCCGACGGAATCGTCTACCGCGGCGTGCTCTACGCGGGGCTCATGATCGCGCACGGGCGTCCGAAGGTGCTCGAGTTCAACGTCCGCTTCGGCGATCCCGAGTGCCAGGTGCTGATGATGCGGCTGCGCTCGGATCTCGTCGATCTCGTCGAGGCCGCGATCGCTGGCCGCCTCGCGGGCTGCCGGGCGGAGTGGGACCCGCGGCCCGCGGCCGGCGTCGTGCTCGCGGCGGAAGGCTACCCCGGAGATCCGGCGAAGGGCGATGCGATCGCGGGCGCCGCCGGGCGGCCGGCGTCGACCGAGCGGGCGCTCTTCCACGCCGGCACCGCGCGGCGCGGCGCCGAGGTCGTGACGAGCGGCGGACGCGTGCTGACGGCGTGCGCGCTCGGTGCCGATTTCGCGAGCGCGATCGCCAACGCGTACGAGGTCGTCGCGAGCGTCGGCTTTCGCGGCATGCACTATCGGAAGGACATCGGATACCGCGCGCTCGCGCGCGTCGGAGGGGCGAGATGA
- the purH gene encoding bifunctional phosphoribosylaminoimidazolecarboxamide formyltransferase/IMP cyclohydrolase has translation MARIARALVSVSDKTGLEGLARALAAAGVEILSTGGTAKALVAWGIPVTAVSDYTGQPEILDGRVKTLHPKIHGGILGIRGEPSHREQMARHGIGPIDLVVVNLYPFEQTVARPNTKLAEAIENIDIGGPSMVRSAAKNHADVTVLTDPADYEEVMAELARDGGVSAATNRRLAQKAFALTARYDAAIADYLAAATNDKPFGPSARLVGVKVQDLRYGENPHQRAAFYRDAAPVDEPSVTNARQIHGKELSFNNLVDANAALELVKEFRVPAAVAIKHMNPCGVAIAAELVDAFAKARASDPVSIFGGIVAVNRVLDRATAEAMQDLFLEVVIAPRVAPAAMDVFQSSKKLANVRVLSLDLDEEVDLFDAAREAWRGPAGRSRDVKRVVGGFLVQDRDLAEVDVTKCEVATTRAPSADDLAALDFSWRICKHVKSNAIVVTSRDQVIGVGAGQMSRVDSARLSILRAGQAGLATANTVAASDAFFPFRDGLDVLAAAGVRAVIQPGGSVRDGEVIAAANEHGMTMILTGRRHFRH, from the coding sequence ATGGCACGCATCGCGCGCGCGCTCGTGAGCGTCAGCGACAAGACGGGGTTGGAGGGCCTGGCCCGCGCGCTCGCCGCGGCCGGCGTCGAGATCCTCTCGACCGGGGGCACCGCGAAGGCGCTCGTCGCCTGGGGCATCCCGGTCACCGCGGTCAGCGACTACACCGGGCAGCCGGAGATCCTCGACGGACGCGTGAAGACGTTGCACCCGAAGATCCACGGCGGCATCCTCGGCATCCGCGGCGAGCCGAGCCATCGCGAGCAGATGGCGCGCCACGGCATCGGCCCGATCGACCTGGTGGTCGTGAACCTCTATCCGTTCGAGCAGACCGTCGCGCGGCCCAACACGAAGCTCGCCGAGGCGATCGAGAACATCGACATCGGCGGCCCGTCGATGGTGCGGTCGGCCGCGAAGAACCACGCCGACGTCACGGTGCTCACCGATCCGGCCGACTACGAGGAGGTCATGGCCGAGCTCGCGCGTGACGGCGGGGTATCGGCGGCGACCAATCGCCGGCTCGCGCAGAAGGCGTTTGCGCTGACCGCACGCTACGATGCCGCGATCGCCGACTACCTCGCGGCGGCGACGAACGACAAGCCCTTCGGGCCGAGCGCGCGTCTCGTCGGCGTCAAGGTGCAGGATCTCCGCTACGGCGAGAACCCGCACCAGCGGGCGGCGTTCTATCGTGACGCGGCGCCGGTCGACGAGCCGTCGGTGACGAACGCCCGCCAGATCCACGGCAAAGAGCTGTCCTTCAACAACCTCGTCGACGCCAACGCCGCGCTCGAGTTGGTGAAGGAGTTCCGGGTGCCGGCGGCGGTCGCGATCAAGCACATGAACCCCTGTGGCGTCGCCATCGCCGCCGAGCTCGTCGACGCGTTCGCCAAGGCGCGGGCGTCCGATCCCGTCTCGATCTTCGGCGGCATCGTCGCCGTGAACCGGGTGCTCGACCGCGCGACCGCCGAGGCGATGCAGGATCTCTTCCTCGAGGTGGTGATCGCGCCGCGCGTCGCGCCGGCGGCGATGGACGTGTTCCAGTCGTCGAAGAAGCTCGCCAACGTCCGCGTGCTCTCGCTCGACCTGGACGAGGAGGTCGACCTCTTCGATGCCGCCCGCGAGGCCTGGCGCGGCCCGGCGGGACGCAGCCGCGACGTGAAGCGCGTGGTCGGCGGCTTTCTCGTACAGGACCGCGATCTGGCCGAGGTCGACGTCACCAAGTGCGAGGTCGCGACGACGCGGGCGCCGTCGGCCGACGACCTCGCGGCGCTCGATTTCTCCTGGCGCATCTGCAAGCACGTCAAATCGAACGCGATCGTCGTGACGAGCCGCGATCAGGTGATCGGCGTCGGCGCCGGCCAGATGAGCCGGGTCGACTCGGCCCGGCTCTCGATCCTGCGCGCGGGCCAGGCCGGGCTCGCGACGGCGAACACGGTCGCGGCGTCGGACGCGTTCTTTCCCTTCCGTGACGGGCTCGACGTGCTCGCGGCGGCGGGTGTGCGCGCCGTCATCCAGCCGGGCGGCAGCGTCCGTGACGGCGAGGTGATCGCCGCGGCGAACGAGCACGGCATGACGATGATCCTGACCGGCCGGCGTCACTTCCGGCACTAG
- the alr gene encoding alanine racemase, with protein sequence MGPELQARPTVAEIDGRALADNFAELGRIAGTVGVLPVVKSDAYGHGLTLVGRLLRDAGAERFAVATAAEGRDLRAAGVQGTIVVLGGVYPADYATVVESRLAPVVWEAETPRALAEAARAAGRVVSLHVKVDTGMSRLGIAPADTADLLASLAGIDGVTVEGLMTHFCDAESVEGPETRRQLERFTALVRALEAARLRPRFVHAANSAATLVAPAAHFDLVRPGIALYGIHPAPELRARARLRPVMRFVTRVIALRLIGAGDAVGYGATFVAPRPSVIATLPVGYADGYPRALSNRAQVSLRGGRVPIAGRVCMDQIMIDVTDVPGVAIGDEVELWGRDVPVEEVAAAVGTIPYELVTRVGARVPRVAAEQ encoded by the coding sequence ATGGGACCCGAGCTGCAGGCGAGGCCGACCGTCGCCGAAATCGACGGGCGCGCGCTCGCCGACAATTTCGCCGAGCTCGGGCGGATTGCGGGCACGGTCGGGGTGCTGCCCGTGGTGAAATCCGACGCGTACGGTCACGGCCTGACGCTCGTCGGTCGCCTGCTGCGCGACGCGGGCGCGGAACGCTTCGCCGTCGCGACCGCCGCTGAAGGGCGCGATCTGCGGGCGGCCGGCGTGCAGGGGACGATCGTCGTGCTCGGCGGCGTGTATCCGGCGGATTACGCGACCGTCGTCGAGTCGCGCTTGGCGCCCGTCGTCTGGGAAGCCGAGACGCCGCGGGCGCTCGCGGAGGCGGCGCGCGCCGCCGGCCGCGTGGTCTCGCTCCACGTGAAGGTCGATACCGGCATGAGCCGGCTCGGCATCGCGCCCGCCGATACGGCGGATCTCCTCGCGAGCCTCGCCGGGATCGACGGCGTCACCGTCGAGGGCCTGATGACGCATTTCTGCGACGCGGAGAGCGTGGAGGGCCCCGAGACGCGGCGGCAGCTGGAGCGCTTCACCGCCCTGGTGCGCGCGCTCGAGGCGGCGCGTCTCAGGCCCCGCTTCGTGCACGCGGCGAACAGCGCGGCGACGCTGGTCGCGCCGGCGGCGCACTTCGATCTCGTGCGTCCCGGGATCGCGCTCTACGGCATCCACCCCGCGCCGGAGCTCCGCGCCCGCGCCCGCCTGCGCCCGGTGATGCGCTTCGTCACCCGCGTGATCGCGCTCCGCCTGATCGGCGCCGGCGATGCGGTCGGCTACGGCGCCACGTTCGTCGCGCCGCGGCCGAGCGTGATCGCGACGCTGCCGGTCGGTTATGCCGACGGCTATCCGCGCGCGCTCTCGAATCGGGCGCAGGTGAGCCTGCGCGGCGGCCGGGTGCCGATCGCGGGGCGCGTCTGCATGGACCAGATCATGATCGACGTGACCGACGTCCCGGGCGTCGCGATCGGCGACGAGGTCGAGCTGTGGGGGCGCGACGTGCCGGTCGAGGAGGTCGCCGCGGCCGTCGGTACCATTCCCTACGAGCTCGTGACCCGCGTCGGGGCCCGCGTCCCGCGGGTCGCAGCCGAGCAATAG
- the thiS gene encoding sulfur carrier protein ThiS: MSLTVNGEPYDLPEPMTVGALLARLGVAAARVAVEVNEDVVPRGSYDTHRLAAGDRVEIVHFVGGG, from the coding sequence CTGTCTCTCACCGTCAACGGCGAGCCGTACGATCTGCCGGAGCCGATGACGGTCGGCGCGCTCCTCGCGCGCCTCGGCGTCGCCGCCGCGCGCGTCGCCGTCGAGGTGAACGAGGACGTCGTTCCGCGCGGCTCGTACGACACACATCGACTCGCCGCCGGCGACCGCGTCGAGATCGTCCATTTCGTCGGCGGCGGCTGA
- a CDS encoding thiazole synthase — MHDPFVLAGRSYTSRLIVGTGKYRDFEETRRAVEIAGAEIVTVAVRRVNITDPKAPNLLDHLDPKRYTILPNTAGCYTAEDAIRTCRLARDAGVGDLVKLEVIGDERTLFPDVAATLAAAEKLVGEGFQVLPYVTDDPVACKRLEEMGCAAVMPLAAPIGSGLGIRNPYNLRIILEHAKVPVIVDAGVGTASDAAAALELGCDAVLMNTAIAGAADPLLMAEAMRLGVEAGRKAFKAGRIARKLYATASSPLSGLIQ; from the coding sequence GTGCACGATCCGTTCGTTCTCGCAGGCAGGAGCTACACGTCGCGCCTCATCGTCGGCACGGGGAAGTACCGCGACTTCGAGGAGACCCGCCGCGCCGTCGAGATCGCGGGCGCCGAGATCGTCACGGTCGCGGTGCGACGGGTGAACATCACCGACCCGAAGGCCCCGAACCTGCTCGATCACCTCGACCCCAAGCGCTACACGATCCTGCCGAACACCGCCGGCTGCTACACCGCGGAGGACGCGATCCGCACGTGTCGGCTCGCACGCGACGCCGGCGTCGGCGACCTCGTGAAGCTCGAGGTGATCGGCGACGAACGGACGCTCTTCCCCGACGTCGCCGCAACGCTCGCGGCCGCCGAGAAGCTCGTCGGCGAGGGATTCCAGGTGTTGCCCTACGTCACCGACGACCCGGTCGCCTGCAAGCGCCTCGAGGAGATGGGCTGCGCGGCCGTGATGCCGCTCGCCGCGCCGATCGGCTCGGGCCTCGGCATCCGCAATCCCTACAACCTCCGCATCATCCTCGAGCACGCGAAGGTGCCGGTGATCGTCGACGCGGGCGTCGGCACCGCGTCCGACGCCGCGGCGGCGCTCGAGCTCGGGTGTGACGCCGTGCTCATGAACACCGCGATCGCCGGCGCCGCCGATCCGCTCCTCATGGCCGAAGCCATGCGGCTCGGCGTCGAGGCGGGACGGAAGGCGTTCAAGGCCGGCCGCATCGCGCGGAAGCTCTACGCCACCGCGTCGAGCCCCCTCTCCGGCCTGATCCAATGA
- the thiE gene encoding thiamine phosphate synthase encodes MTAGAATPRAPRVMLVVTVDDAMARRETIAAALAAGADALQLRDRRAGGGALLVAARALRALTRAHGAALVVNDRADVALAAAADGIHLPAAAFPIAAARRLLGPEPWVGRSTHTPEEAARAAADGADYVVLGPVFATPSKEAYGPPLGLEALATGVGRAACPVIAIGGITSSNAADVRRAGAHGLAVIRAVLDAPDPAAETRALAAAMRGRATSRSP; translated from the coding sequence ATGACCGCGGGCGCGGCGACGCCGCGCGCGCCGCGCGTGATGTTGGTCGTCACCGTCGACGACGCGATGGCGCGGCGGGAGACCATCGCCGCGGCGCTCGCCGCCGGCGCCGACGCGCTCCAGCTCCGCGATCGGCGCGCGGGCGGCGGCGCGCTCCTCGTCGCCGCCCGCGCGCTGCGCGCGCTCACGCGCGCGCACGGCGCAGCGCTCGTCGTGAACGACCGCGCCGACGTCGCGCTCGCGGCCGCCGCCGACGGCATCCACCTCCCGGCGGCGGCGTTCCCGATCGCCGCCGCGCGCCGCCTCCTCGGACCGGAACCATGGGTCGGCCGCTCCACCCACACCCCCGAGGAAGCCGCCCGGGCCGCCGCCGACGGAGCGGACTACGTCGTTCTCGGCCCCGTCTTCGCGACCCCGTCGAAAGAGGCCTACGGTCCTCCGCTCGGGCTCGAAGCCCTCGCCACCGGGGTCGGGCGCGCGGCGTGCCCGGTGATCGCCATCGGGGGTATCACGAGCTCGAACGCGGCCGACGTCCGTCGTGCCGGCGCCCACGGTCTCGCCGTGATCCGCGCCGTCCTCGACGCGCCCGATCCGGCAGCGGAGACGCGCGCGCTCGCGGCGGCGATGCGCGGGCGGGCGACATCGCGATCGCCTTAG